Proteins from a single region of Pseudomonadota bacterium:
- a CDS encoding thiol:disulfide interchange protein DsbA/DsbL: protein MKKFRQLFLALLLAPGTLAGISATAWGADYEPITPAQPTATPGKIEVVELFWYRCPHCYRLMPVMDRWLQDKPENVEYVRMPAILSEKWALHARAYYTAEILGIVDKIHRPLFDAIHAERRDLDSEQTLESFFGEFGVDTETFKKTWRSFAVETRVRKARVMTERYGISGTPAVVVNGKYRTDGVMTGNYANMIRVIEELIAKETNGRS, encoded by the coding sequence ATGAAGAAATTCCGACAACTGTTTCTAGCCCTGCTGCTGGCACCGGGCACCCTGGCAGGCATATCCGCCACAGCCTGGGGAGCCGACTACGAGCCGATCACCCCGGCGCAACCCACCGCCACCCCGGGCAAGATCGAGGTGGTCGAGCTCTTCTGGTACCGCTGCCCCCACTGCTACCGGCTGATGCCGGTCATGGATCGCTGGCTGCAGGATAAACCCGAGAACGTGGAGTACGTGCGGATGCCCGCCATCCTCAGTGAAAAGTGGGCGCTCCATGCCCGCGCTTACTACACTGCGGAAATTCTGGGGATCGTCGACAAGATCCACCGTCCGCTCTTCGATGCCATCCACGCCGAGCGTCGCGATCTCGACAGCGAGCAGACCCTGGAGTCATTCTTTGGTGAATTCGGTGTCGATACCGAGACCTTCAAGAAGACCTGGCGCTCCTTCGCCGTCGAGACCAGGGTGCGCAAGGCCCGCGTGATGACCGAGCGCTATGGAATCAGCGGTACGCCGGCGGTCGTGGTCAATGGCAAATACCGCACCGACGGTGTAATGACCGGCAACTACGCCAACATGATCCGAGTGATCGAGGAACTGATTGCCAAGGAAACCAATGGTCGCTCCTGA
- a CDS encoding cytochrome c yields the protein MNRFVIVVATTALLGATGPAGADGQATYKGVCFACHDFGAAGAPKGSMHCWSR from the coding sequence ATGAACAGATTTGTCATCGTCGTGGCCACCACCGCCCTGTTGGGAGCGACAGGTCCTGCTGGCGCCGATGGTCAGGCAACCTACAAGGGGGTCTGCTTCGCCTGTCACGACTTCGGTGCCGCAGGCGCGCCAAAGGGGTCGATGCACTGCTGGTCTCGGTGA
- a CDS encoding YihA family ribosome biogenesis GTP-binding protein, with the protein MTERPPNPLYRKAVFLTSAERLAQAPGDEGWEVAFAGRSNAGKSSAINTVTGQKALARTSKTPGRTQLINFFSLDDERRLVDLPGYGFAKAPEAVKRRWQRSMEEYLASRRSLRGLVLVMDVRHPLTEFDRMMIDWCAHQSLPIHILLTKADKLKRGPAIATLHQVRRSASAFGEQASVQLFSALKRTGIEDLQAVLDAWLGLSEPVI; encoded by the coding sequence ATGACCGAACGACCGCCCAATCCGCTTTATCGCAAGGCGGTTTTTCTGACCAGTGCCGAGCGCCTCGCGCAGGCGCCCGGGGATGAGGGGTGGGAGGTGGCTTTTGCCGGTCGCTCCAATGCCGGTAAGTCAAGCGCCATCAATACCGTCACCGGCCAGAAGGCCCTGGCGCGTACCAGCAAGACACCGGGCCGCACCCAGCTGATCAATTTTTTCAGTCTCGATGACGAGCGGCGCCTGGTGGATTTACCGGGTTACGGTTTTGCCAAGGCGCCCGAGGCCGTCAAGCGGCGCTGGCAGCGCAGCATGGAGGAGTATCTCGCGAGTCGCCGGAGTCTCCGCGGTTTGGTGTTGGTCATGGATGTGCGCCATCCGCTCACCGAGTTCGACCGGATGATGATCGACTGGTGTGCCCATCAGAGTTTGCCCATCCACATCCTGCTGACCAAGGCCGACAAGCTCAAACGCGGGCCCGCAATAGCCACACTGCATCAGGTGCGGCGGTCGGCCTCCGCCTTCGGCGAGCAGGCCAGCGTACAACTGTTTTCAGCGTTGAAGCGCACCGGGATCGAGGATCTGCAGGCAGTGCTCGATGCCTGGTTAGGCTTGTCCGAACCGGTGATCTGA
- a CDS encoding DNA polymerase I has translation MPNNAAPRVVLIDGSSYLYRAFHALPELTNSQGEQTGAVYGVINMIRKLTKDYQGAHIAVVFDAPGKTFRDAIYSDYKAHRPPMPDELRTQVEPLHAVIRAMGLPLLQVGGVEADDVIGTLARQATEQGLETVISTSDKDLAQLVSPHVTLVDTMSGTTMDRAGVVEKFGVPPERIIDLLALVGDTSDNIPGVPKVGPKTAAKWLTEYGDLDTLKARAGEVKGKVGDNLREHLEQLDLARQLATIHCDVELDEQVGSLSPAAPDKDTLRKLFQRLEFRSWLKELENDDSPAATAAETPAGTDYEAILTQAQFDSWLARLQQAKLIAIDTETTSLDYMEAELVGLSFAVERGQAAYLPVAHDYPGAPPQLERSAVLAALKPLLEDSDKSKVGHNLKYDMSVLANAGITLRGIAFDTMLESYVLDSAGSRHDMDTLALKHLDHQTIHFEDVAGKGKKQITFNQVALEEAIPYAAEDADITLALHQSLWPRLKEQPGPRAIFEEIEIPLVPVLSRIERTGVLIDTRMLRRQSREIGLRLHDLEKEAHRVAGQPFNLGSPKQLQEILYDKMGLPVLAKTPKGQPSTAENVLQDLALDYELPQLILDYRSLSKLQSTYTDRLPEQVNARTGRVHTSYHQAVAATGRLSSSDPNLQNIPVRTEEGRRIRQAFIAPRGQRLLAADYSQIELRIMAHLSADDGLLEAFASGQDIHTATAAEVFGMPRDKVTKEQRRAAKAINFGLIYGMSPFGLSRQLGIPIGDAREYVDRYFNRYPGVRAYMEQTRSTAKELGYVTTLFGRRLYVPEITARNPARRGAAERIAINAPMQGTAADIIKRAMLTIDHWLQTGERGARMIMQVHDELVFEVETSAAESVTRSVRQLMCEAAELAVPLVVDIGVGHNWDEAH, from the coding sequence ATGCCCAACAATGCAGCGCCCCGAGTGGTCCTGATCGATGGCAGCTCCTATCTCTACCGCGCCTTCCATGCGCTCCCCGAACTCACAAACTCCCAGGGCGAGCAGACGGGCGCAGTGTACGGGGTGATCAACATGATCCGCAAGTTGACCAAGGACTACCAGGGCGCGCATATAGCGGTGGTATTCGACGCCCCCGGTAAAACCTTTCGCGATGCAATCTACAGTGACTACAAGGCGCACCGTCCACCGATGCCCGACGAGCTGCGCACCCAGGTGGAGCCGTTGCACGCGGTGATTCGCGCCATGGGTCTGCCGCTGCTGCAGGTCGGCGGGGTCGAGGCCGACGACGTGATCGGCACCCTGGCACGACAGGCGACCGAACAGGGCCTGGAGACCGTCATCTCCACCTCGGACAAGGATCTGGCGCAGCTGGTCAGCCCGCATGTGACGCTGGTCGACACCATGAGCGGCACCACCATGGATCGCGCGGGCGTGGTGGAGAAGTTCGGCGTACCGCCCGAGCGCATCATCGATCTGTTGGCACTGGTGGGCGATACCTCCGACAACATCCCCGGCGTGCCCAAGGTGGGCCCGAAGACGGCCGCGAAGTGGCTCACGGAGTACGGCGATCTCGATACGCTCAAGGCGCGCGCCGGCGAGGTCAAAGGCAAGGTGGGGGACAATCTGCGCGAGCATCTGGAGCAACTGGATCTGGCGCGGCAACTCGCCACCATCCACTGCGATGTCGAACTCGACGAACAGGTCGGCTCGCTCTCCCCCGCGGCACCCGACAAAGACACCCTGCGCAAGCTTTTTCAACGGCTCGAGTTCAGGAGCTGGCTCAAAGAGCTGGAAAACGACGATTCTCCCGCCGCGACGGCTGCGGAGACCCCGGCAGGGACAGACTACGAAGCGATCCTCACCCAGGCTCAATTCGACAGTTGGCTCGCGCGCCTGCAGCAGGCCAAACTCATCGCCATCGATACCGAGACCACCAGCCTCGACTATATGGAGGCCGAACTGGTGGGGCTCTCCTTCGCCGTCGAGCGTGGCCAGGCGGCCTATCTCCCGGTGGCTCACGACTACCCGGGAGCTCCGCCACAACTGGAGCGCAGTGCCGTGCTCGCAGCGCTCAAACCCCTGCTGGAGGATTCCGATAAATCGAAGGTGGGCCACAACCTCAAATACGACATGAGCGTGCTCGCCAATGCCGGGATTACCCTGCGCGGCATCGCCTTCGACACCATGCTGGAGAGCTACGTGCTCGACAGCGCCGGCAGCCGCCACGACATGGACACGCTGGCGCTCAAGCACCTGGATCACCAGACCATCCACTTCGAAGACGTCGCCGGCAAGGGCAAAAAACAGATCACCTTCAATCAGGTGGCCCTGGAAGAGGCGATCCCCTACGCCGCCGAGGATGCCGACATCACCCTGGCGCTGCACCAGAGCCTGTGGCCACGGCTCAAGGAGCAACCGGGGCCGCGCGCCATCTTCGAGGAGATCGAGATCCCCCTGGTGCCGGTGCTGTCGCGCATCGAACGCACCGGTGTTCTCATCGACACCAGGATGCTGCGCCGGCAGAGCCGGGAGATCGGCCTGCGACTGCACGACCTCGAAAAGGAGGCGCACCGGGTCGCCGGCCAGCCCTTCAATCTCGGCTCGCCCAAACAGTTGCAGGAGATTCTCTACGACAAGATGGGGCTGCCGGTGCTCGCCAAAACCCCCAAGGGACAGCCCTCCACCGCGGAAAACGTGCTCCAGGACCTGGCGCTGGACTACGAGCTGCCGCAGCTGATCCTCGATTACCGGTCGCTCAGCAAGCTCCAGTCCACCTACACCGACCGGTTACCGGAGCAGGTGAACGCCCGCACCGGTCGCGTCCACACCTCGTATCACCAGGCGGTGGCGGCCACCGGTCGACTCTCCTCCAGCGATCCCAATCTGCAGAATATCCCCGTGCGTACCGAGGAAGGGCGGCGCATCCGCCAGGCGTTTATCGCCCCCCGGGGGCAGCGTCTGCTGGCGGCCGACTATTCGCAGATCGAGCTGCGCATCATGGCCCACCTCTCGGCCGACGACGGCCTGCTCGAAGCCTTCGCCTCGGGGCAGGATATTCATACCGCCACGGCGGCCGAAGTCTTCGGCATGCCCCGGGACAAGGTCACCAAGGAACAGCGCCGCGCCGCCAAGGCAATCAACTTTGGCCTCATCTACGGTATGTCACCGTTTGGATTGAGCCGTCAGTTGGGCATTCCGATCGGCGATGCCCGCGAATACGTGGACCGCTATTTCAACCGCTACCCGGGCGTGCGTGCGTACATGGAACAGACCCGGAGCACAGCCAAGGAACTGGGCTACGTCACCACACTCTTTGGGCGCCGCCTGTACGTGCCCGAGATTACTGCGCGCAATCCCGCCCGGCGCGGTGCGGCGGAACGCATCGCCATCAACGCCCCGATGCAGGGCACCGCCGCGGATATCATCAAACGCGCCATGCTGACCATCGACCACTGGCTGCAGACCGGGGAACGCGGCGCGCGCATGATCATGCAGGTGCACGACGAACTGGTTTTCGAGGTGGAGACATCCGCCGCCGAGTCCGTTACTCGTAGCGTACGCCAGCTGATGTGCGAGGCCGCCGAACTGGCGGTGCCACTGGTGGTGGATATCGGTGTCGGCCATAACTGGGATGAGGCCCATTGA
- a CDS encoding TIGR00730 family Rossman fold protein, with the protein MNKEEKISHPGMNRVDDSLLTRESWKVFQVMAEFVEGFERLAGIRPSVSIFGSARTQREHPYYQLAEDIARELSNAGFSVVSGGGPGIMEAANKGAQAGKSPSIGLNIQLPNEQAGNPYQDIALNFRHFFSRKVMFVKYASAYVVLPGGFGTLDELAEILTLVQTGKSRCIPIIMVHTPFWNGLIDWFKASLLAEGTISAEDFDLFRVLDTPKEVVDAIFTHYEHRSFEPSARERELLLEL; encoded by the coding sequence ATGAACAAAGAAGAGAAGATCAGCCACCCAGGCATGAACCGTGTCGACGATTCCCTTTTGACGCGCGAGTCGTGGAAAGTGTTTCAGGTCATGGCCGAATTTGTCGAGGGCTTCGAGCGCCTCGCTGGTATCCGTCCCTCGGTGAGCATTTTCGGTTCGGCGCGCACCCAACGCGAGCACCCTTATTACCAGTTGGCTGAGGACATCGCCCGCGAGCTCTCCAACGCCGGATTCTCGGTGGTGAGCGGCGGCGGCCCCGGCATCATGGAGGCAGCCAACAAGGGGGCGCAGGCGGGCAAGTCGCCCAGCATCGGGCTGAATATCCAATTGCCCAACGAGCAGGCCGGCAATCCCTATCAGGATATTGCGCTCAACTTCCGTCATTTCTTCTCGCGCAAGGTGATGTTCGTGAAATACGCTTCGGCCTACGTGGTGTTGCCGGGTGGATTTGGCACGCTCGATGAGTTGGCCGAGATTCTTACCCTGGTGCAGACCGGCAAGAGTCGGTGCATTCCCATCATCATGGTGCACACGCCGTTCTGGAACGGACTGATCGATTGGTTCAAGGCGTCGCTGCTGGCCGAGGGCACGATCTCTGCGGAGGATTTCGATCTGTTTCGTGTGCTGGACACACCCAAGGAAGTGGTGGATGCTATTTTCACTCATTACGAGCACCGCAGCTTCGAACCATCCGCGCGCGAACGCGAACTGCTGCTCGAACTCTAA
- a CDS encoding DUF2782 domain-containing protein, which produces MRHLMLLGLLLLTSSSFAQQRPADAPDTAEPPPLPEEGSVMEPEVRIIRKGDDTIHEYRVQGKLVAVQITPKVGVPYYLVDADGDGELESRRSGLDPRLLIPGWVIKRW; this is translated from the coding sequence ATGCGACACCTGATGTTACTCGGACTACTGTTGCTCACCAGTAGCAGCTTCGCGCAACAACGCCCTGCCGATGCGCCCGACACCGCCGAACCACCGCCGCTGCCGGAAGAGGGCAGCGTCATGGAGCCCGAAGTGCGCATCATCCGCAAAGGAGACGACACCATTCACGAGTACCGTGTGCAAGGCAAGCTGGTGGCGGTGCAGATCACTCCCAAGGTGGGCGTCCCGTACTATCTCGTCGATGCGGATGGTGATGGTGAGCTGGAGAGCCGTCGCAGCGGGCTGGACCCCCGCTTGCTGATACCGGGCTGGGTCATCAAGCGCTGGTAA